One Pseudomonas brassicacearum genomic region harbors:
- a CDS encoding cation-transporting P-type ATPase, which yields MPTETLAWYTLTTEQALSRLGTHEHVGLSAGEVQARLERVGPNRLPASTRRPAWLRFLLQFHNILIYVLLGSAAITATLAHLWDTVVILAVVLANATIGYVQEGKAEKAMDAIRQMLAPRAAVIRAGERLNVAGEELVPGDIVLLEAGDKVPADLRLLHANRLQVQEAILTGESAPVEKHTEPVRREAALGDRGCMAFSGTLVTCGQATGLVVATATSAEIGRISNLLSGVETLTTPLVQQMNIFARWLTLLILSVAGLLLVYGHFVRHYPFTEMFMVVVGMSVAAIPEGLPAVLTITLAVGVRAMARRNAIVRRLPAIETLGSVSVICTDKTGTLTRNEMMVASVAVSDLTFTVDGAGYQPEGNMNLEDQLIDTANHPVLAELGHAASLCNDAALRQHERAWKVEGDPMEGALLAFSAKAGIDHEQARRTWVRTDAIPFDAKHRYMATLHHNHERQATIYVKGAPEQILAMCTQQRSSTGAVERLDTDYWHKQANAIASKGHRVLAFAIRPVQPEHTVLELGDVQGTLTLLGLVGMIDPPRAETRQAVAQCQAAGIAVKMITGDHSGTARAIGHQIGLQNPDRVLTGVDLDTMNDAVLKEALKEVNIFARTSPEHKLRLVMLLQSNGMTVAMTGDGVNDAPALKRANAGIAMGDKGSEAAKEAADLVLADDNFASIVAAVREGRTVYDNIKKVLSWTLPTNAGETMTIIVALLFGFTLPVTAIQILWINLITAVTLGIALAFEPTEENSMRRPPRSRHEPLIGGALVWHMVLVSILFLCGVYGIFAYALDRGYSLELARTLAVNTLVVMEIFHLFFIRNLYGTSLTWKGVRGTKVVWATVAVVTLAQFAITYAPPLQAVFATQAVPFMDGLLIIAVGIALFAIIEIEKQIRLRLTESTRVVA from the coding sequence ATGCCCACGGAAACTTTAGCCTGGTACACGCTAACGACCGAACAGGCACTGAGCCGGCTTGGGACCCATGAGCATGTCGGGCTCAGTGCGGGCGAGGTTCAGGCCCGCCTTGAGCGCGTTGGTCCCAATCGCTTGCCTGCCTCCACCCGACGGCCAGCCTGGCTGCGATTCCTGCTGCAGTTCCACAACATCCTGATTTATGTGCTGCTTGGTTCAGCTGCGATCACCGCAACGCTTGCGCACCTGTGGGATACGGTGGTCATTCTGGCGGTGGTGCTTGCCAATGCGACCATTGGCTACGTCCAGGAAGGCAAGGCCGAAAAAGCGATGGATGCCATCCGGCAGATGCTGGCACCGCGCGCGGCGGTGATCCGTGCCGGTGAACGCTTGAATGTCGCGGGCGAGGAGCTGGTACCGGGCGATATCGTCTTGCTGGAAGCCGGCGACAAGGTCCCCGCTGATCTTCGCTTGCTGCATGCAAACCGGCTGCAGGTCCAGGAAGCCATCCTGACCGGTGAATCCGCTCCCGTAGAAAAGCATACCGAGCCGGTTCGGCGTGAAGCAGCCCTGGGTGACCGTGGCTGTATGGCGTTCAGCGGCACCCTGGTGACGTGCGGGCAAGCCACAGGGCTTGTTGTCGCGACCGCTACATCAGCCGAAATCGGCCGCATCAGCAACTTGCTGTCAGGCGTTGAAACACTGACGACACCGCTGGTGCAGCAAATGAACATTTTCGCCCGCTGGCTGACGCTATTGATTCTGTCAGTCGCGGGTCTTTTACTCGTCTACGGTCACTTTGTCAGGCACTACCCCTTCACCGAGATGTTCATGGTTGTGGTGGGGATGTCAGTGGCCGCGATACCCGAAGGGTTGCCCGCCGTACTCACGATTACCCTGGCGGTCGGGGTTCGAGCGATGGCCCGCCGCAATGCCATCGTCCGGCGCCTGCCGGCCATCGAAACGCTGGGCTCGGTATCCGTCATCTGCACGGACAAGACCGGCACCCTCACCCGCAACGAAATGATGGTCGCGTCGGTGGCCGTCAGTGACCTGACCTTCACCGTCGACGGTGCGGGGTATCAGCCGGAAGGCAACATGAACCTGGAGGATCAGTTGATTGATACCGCCAATCATCCGGTATTGGCCGAGCTAGGGCATGCGGCCAGCCTCTGCAACGACGCCGCGTTGAGACAGCATGAGCGGGCATGGAAGGTCGAGGGCGATCCGATGGAGGGTGCCTTGCTGGCGTTTAGCGCAAAAGCCGGCATCGACCACGAACAAGCACGACGCACGTGGGTTCGCACCGACGCCATTCCGTTCGACGCAAAACACCGCTACATGGCCACGCTGCATCACAATCACGAGCGGCAGGCCACCATTTATGTGAAAGGCGCGCCCGAGCAGATCCTGGCCATGTGCACGCAACAACGCTCCAGCACTGGCGCGGTTGAGCGGCTCGATACCGACTACTGGCACAAACAGGCCAATGCCATCGCCAGTAAAGGCCACCGAGTCTTGGCGTTTGCAATCAGGCCGGTACAGCCCGAACACACCGTGTTGGAATTAGGTGACGTGCAAGGGACACTGACCCTGCTTGGCCTGGTGGGCATGATCGACCCTCCTCGCGCGGAAACCAGGCAGGCCGTCGCACAATGCCAGGCGGCCGGCATCGCCGTGAAAATGATCACCGGGGACCACTCCGGCACCGCCCGCGCCATCGGCCATCAGATTGGCTTGCAAAACCCCGACAGGGTCCTGACCGGCGTCGATCTGGACACCATGAACGACGCCGTGCTGAAAGAAGCGTTAAAGGAGGTGAACATCTTCGCCCGCACCAGCCCTGAACATAAGCTCCGGCTGGTGATGTTGCTGCAATCGAATGGCATGACCGTGGCAATGACGGGCGATGGCGTCAATGACGCGCCAGCACTCAAGCGTGCAAACGCCGGTATCGCCATGGGTGACAAAGGCAGTGAAGCCGCGAAAGAAGCCGCGGACCTGGTGTTGGCCGATGACAACTTCGCCTCCATCGTGGCCGCTGTGCGTGAAGGACGGACGGTCTACGACAACATCAAGAAAGTCTTGAGTTGGACATTACCCACCAACGCAGGCGAGACCATGACCATCATTGTCGCGCTACTGTTTGGCTTTACGCTGCCAGTGACCGCCATACAGATTTTGTGGATCAACCTGATCACCGCTGTGACGCTCGGTATCGCCCTGGCGTTCGAACCGACCGAAGAAAACAGCATGCGCAGACCTCCCCGCTCAAGGCACGAGCCTTTGATCGGCGGCGCGTTGGTCTGGCATATGGTGCTGGTTTCCATTCTTTTTCTTTGCGGGGTCTACGGCATTTTCGCCTATGCCCTCGACCGGGGTTATTCATTGGAATTGGCTCGCACCCTTGCCGTGAACACCTTGGTCGTCATGGAGATTTTCCATCTGTTCTTCATCCGCAATCTCTATGGAACGTCGCTGACCTGGAAGGGCGTTCGCGGTACGAAGGTAGTGTGGGCGACCGTCGCGGTGGTGACGTTGGCTCAATTCGCCATCACCTACGCGCCGCCGCTGCAAGCCGTGTTTGCGACGCAAGCGGTCCCTTTCATGGATGGGCTGCTGATCATCGCGGTGGGCATTGCACTGTTCGCCATCATCGAGATTGAAAAACAGATTCGATTGCGTCTAACCGAGTCCACGCGTGTCGTCGCCTAA
- a CDS encoding cyd operon YbgE family protein: MAQGSEVQPSSSIHGLSLSVAVTIMLAGTLYPPMMVTPDGSVDHGLAGALFAAMSVAFVRGVGFVPRAIAWRWLFSGWAGLGTLVLAAGLKYLH; encoded by the coding sequence ATGGCACAAGGGTCAGAGGTCCAACCATCTTCGAGCATCCATGGGTTGAGCTTGAGTGTTGCCGTCACCATCATGCTCGCTGGCACGCTTTATCCTCCCATGATGGTTACCCCCGATGGGAGCGTCGATCATGGGTTGGCTGGCGCATTGTTCGCCGCCATGAGCGTGGCGTTTGTGAGGGGGGTGGGTTTTGTCCCTCGAGCCATTGCCTGGCGATGGCTGTTTTCCGGTTGGGCAGGCCTGGGGACACTGGTGCTTGCTGCGGGGTTGAAGTACCTGCATTGA
- the cydX gene encoding cytochrome bd-I oxidase subunit CydX: MWYFAWMLGVGFALLLAILNAMWGENEAGRASSEHDEVPR; this comes from the coding sequence ATGTGGTATTTCGCCTGGATGCTGGGAGTCGGTTTCGCCTTACTGTTGGCGATCTTGAATGCGATGTGGGGCGAGAACGAAGCGGGTCGAGCTTCGTCTGAACATGATGAGGTACCGCGGTGA
- the cydB gene encoding cytochrome d ubiquinol oxidase subunit II encodes MLDYFTLKIIWWALVGVLLIGFAIMDGHDMGVGTLLPFVGRNDMERRVVINTVGPHWDGNQVWFITAGGALFAAWPVVYATAFSGFYWAMILVLWALFFRPVGFDYRSKIHNPTWRSTWDWGLFVGGAVPPLVFGIAFGNLLQGVPFHFSEYLVSTYTGSFWQLLNPFALLSGIVSSAMITLQGGTYLAHRTEGGIQSRAIKGAVGAAIVLVCSFIVAGIWLQWIEGYRITSVVDTAGLPDILSKSVVREPGAWMANYGHYPLLWLLPALGLAGAVCAAMLLMMRRTLAAFVASSLAVIGVISTAGVSMFPFIMPSSTMPAASLTVWDSVSSHLSLAIMFWATLIFMPMIVIYTSWAYRVMRGKVTVAQIKANEHSAY; translated from the coding sequence ATGCTTGACTACTTCACCCTCAAGATCATCTGGTGGGCGCTGGTCGGCGTCCTGCTGATAGGTTTCGCCATCATGGACGGCCATGACATGGGCGTCGGCACGTTGTTGCCATTCGTTGGCCGCAATGACATGGAGCGGCGGGTTGTCATTAACACCGTGGGGCCGCATTGGGATGGGAATCAGGTCTGGTTCATTACCGCCGGCGGCGCATTGTTCGCCGCATGGCCAGTGGTGTACGCCACTGCGTTCAGCGGATTCTACTGGGCGATGATTCTGGTCCTCTGGGCGCTGTTCTTTCGTCCGGTGGGGTTTGACTATCGCAGCAAGATTCACAATCCGACCTGGCGCAGCACCTGGGATTGGGGCCTTTTCGTGGGTGGGGCCGTACCGCCATTGGTGTTCGGCATCGCGTTTGGCAACTTGCTCCAGGGCGTACCGTTCCACTTCAGTGAGTATCTGGTGTCAACCTACACCGGCAGCTTTTGGCAATTGCTCAACCCTTTCGCACTGCTGAGCGGCATTGTCAGCAGCGCCATGATTACGCTGCAGGGCGGTACGTATCTGGCCCATCGTACGGAAGGTGGCATTCAGTCCAGGGCCATAAAAGGCGCGGTGGGCGCTGCGATCGTGCTGGTGTGCTCGTTTATTGTGGCGGGGATCTGGCTGCAATGGATCGAGGGCTATCGCATTACCTCGGTCGTTGATACCGCTGGGCTACCCGACATCCTCAGTAAATCCGTGGTACGCGAACCGGGGGCGTGGATGGCGAACTATGGCCATTATCCTTTGCTGTGGCTGTTGCCCGCGCTTGGTTTGGCAGGTGCCGTCTGTGCCGCCATGTTGTTGATGATGCGCCGCACGCTGGCGGCATTTGTTGCGTCATCGCTTGCGGTGATCGGTGTCATCAGCACCGCGGGCGTTTCCATGTTTCCCTTCATCATGCCGTCATCAACAATGCCTGCCGCAAGTCTTACCGTGTGGGACAGCGTCTCCAGTCATCTAAGCCTGGCCATCATGTTTTGGGCCACGTTGATCTTCATGCCGATGATCGTGATTTATACCTCGTGGGCCTATCGCGTCATGCGCGGCAAGGTCACCGTTGCGCAAATCAAAGCCAACGAACATTCAGCCTACTAG
- a CDS encoding cytochrome ubiquinol oxidase subunit I — MISEQLVDLSRLQFAATALYHFLFVPLTVGMVWLLVIMESVYVMTGNVIWKDMTRFWGKLFGINFALGVTTGITLEFQFGTNWAYYSHYVGDIFGAPLAIEGLMAFFLESTMIGLFFFGWDRLKKQHHLLVTLLMAIGTNLSALWILIANGWMQNPVGSEFSYITMRMEMVDFWAVVFNPVAQAKFVHTVSAGYVTGSMFVLSISSWYLLKNRDVEFAKRSFRVAAAFGLASVLSVIVLGDESGYTVGEAQQTKLAAMEAMWETKPAPAGLTLVASINEAESRNNWEVEVPWVMGLIGTRSVSKQIPGIHEIKEKNRARILRGIPAVNALEALRANRGDLAALQAFEEYKADLGFGLLLKRYVEDVNQATPAIIEKAVNDTVPRVTPMFWAFRIMVGLGFAMLLLFALAFWSTLKSTCSRSRWLLRWALLMLPAPWLSCELGWFVAEYGRQPWTIYGVLPTHMSVSTLSVNNLYGSLAGFVVFYTVLLLVEMFLMVKFARQGPGSLGTGRYVHDAKLKELHHA; from the coding sequence GTGATCTCAGAACAACTGGTGGATTTGTCACGGCTGCAATTCGCGGCCACTGCGCTGTACCACTTTCTGTTTGTACCGCTCACCGTGGGCATGGTGTGGCTGCTGGTCATCATGGAAAGCGTCTACGTGATGACCGGCAATGTCATCTGGAAAGACATGACGCGGTTCTGGGGCAAGTTGTTCGGCATCAACTTCGCCCTGGGAGTGACCACCGGTATCACCCTGGAATTTCAGTTCGGAACCAATTGGGCGTACTACTCGCACTACGTCGGAGACATCTTCGGTGCTCCGCTGGCCATCGAGGGGCTGATGGCGTTCTTCCTTGAGTCAACCATGATCGGGTTGTTCTTTTTTGGTTGGGACCGCCTGAAGAAACAGCATCATTTGCTGGTCACACTGCTGATGGCGATTGGCACGAACCTGTCGGCGTTGTGGATCCTGATTGCCAATGGGTGGATGCAGAACCCGGTGGGTTCGGAGTTCAGCTACATCACCATGCGCATGGAAATGGTCGATTTCTGGGCAGTGGTTTTCAACCCCGTGGCGCAAGCCAAGTTTGTCCACACGGTTTCGGCAGGTTACGTCACCGGCTCAATGTTCGTGCTGTCGATTTCGAGTTGGTATCTGCTGAAAAATCGTGATGTCGAGTTTGCCAAACGTAGCTTTCGCGTTGCGGCGGCCTTTGGCCTGGCGTCAGTGCTGAGTGTGATCGTGCTCGGGGATGAGTCCGGCTACACGGTGGGTGAAGCACAGCAAACCAAACTGGCCGCAATGGAGGCAATGTGGGAAACCAAGCCCGCGCCAGCCGGCCTTACGCTGGTGGCCAGCATCAACGAAGCCGAGTCCAGAAATAACTGGGAAGTTGAGGTGCCATGGGTAATGGGCCTGATTGGAACGCGCTCGGTGAGCAAGCAAATTCCAGGTATTCACGAGATCAAGGAAAAGAACCGGGCTCGAATCCTGCGCGGTATTCCCGCGGTCAATGCACTTGAAGCGCTCAGGGCCAATCGCGGCGACTTGGCGGCACTTCAAGCGTTTGAAGAATACAAGGCTGATCTGGGTTTCGGCTTGTTGCTAAAACGGTATGTCGAAGACGTCAACCAAGCGACACCCGCCATTATAGAAAAGGCGGTAAACGATACCGTACCGCGTGTCACCCCCATGTTCTGGGCGTTTCGAATCATGGTAGGCCTGGGTTTTGCCATGCTGCTGCTCTTCGCGCTCGCCTTCTGGAGCACACTGAAATCGACTTGCTCACGAAGCCGCTGGTTACTCCGTTGGGCGCTGCTCATGCTGCCTGCTCCGTGGCTCTCCTGTGAACTGGGCTGGTTCGTCGCCGAGTATGGTCGTCAGCCCTGGACCATCTACGGCGTGCTGCCGACCCACATGAGTGTCTCGACCCTCAGCGTCAATAACCTGTACGGCTCGTTGGCGGGGTTCGTCGTTTTCTACACCGTGCTGCTGCTGGTGGAGATGTTCCTGATGGTCAAGTTCGCCCGCCAAGGGCCCGGCAGCCTCGGCACAGGCCGTTATGTCCACGACGCCAAGTTGAAGGAGCTTCACCATGCTTGA
- the cydP gene encoding cytochrome oxidase putative small subunit CydP has translation MTISDKRLRRHLLTAVLIKLVVLTVLWWLFIKDSRVSVDSNTISDRFGGPTSAQGASK, from the coding sequence ATGACTATTTCCGATAAACGACTACGTCGCCATCTGCTCACAGCAGTACTGATCAAGCTGGTTGTGTTGACCGTGCTGTGGTGGCTGTTCATCAAGGATTCGCGCGTCAGCGTCGACTCGAACACCATCAGCGACAGGTTCGGCGGACCCACCTCGGCTCAAGGGGCAAGCAAGTGA
- a CDS encoding sigma-54 interaction domain-containing protein → MTNTLQTSLTPLPHPEQVQSLVSFLEHEPQPMIVLDPDYNILAANTAYLRQFGSADKPFIGHKCYQVSHHYDVPCDQAGENCPMKKAREMRGPDRVLHIHHTPRGPEHVDVELRPILNEQGVITAYVERLTQVRSASARPSNEGLVGRSPAFNQALLELQRVAPSMLPVLLLGESGTGKELFARAVHEGSDRATGPFVVVDCSGLTESLFESELFGHEKGAFTGATMRKVGLVETAQGGTLFLDEIGDVPLAMQVKLLRLIESGTYRRVGSVETQHADFRLVAATHKPLEQMVAKGEFRQDLYYRISVFPIHLPPLRNRLEDIGLLVNSFLQRSGAGKRRLTIDPQALEQLQRFSWPGNIRELRNVLERASLFADDGVIHAVHLPPATAAISAQSLTPIPDNRTLEQTVASFKGTRSELAKYLGVSERTLYRRLKEQGLA, encoded by the coding sequence ATGACAAACACCCTGCAGACGTCGTTAACGCCGCTTCCGCACCCCGAACAGGTGCAGTCCCTGGTTTCGTTTCTCGAGCACGAGCCGCAGCCGATGATCGTCCTCGACCCCGACTACAACATCTTGGCGGCGAACACGGCTTACTTGCGTCAGTTCGGCAGCGCCGACAAGCCTTTCATTGGCCATAAGTGCTATCAGGTTTCCCACCACTACGATGTCCCCTGCGACCAGGCCGGTGAGAATTGCCCGATGAAAAAGGCCAGGGAGATGCGCGGTCCGGATCGGGTCCTGCACATCCACCACACGCCCCGCGGACCAGAGCATGTCGACGTGGAGCTGCGCCCCATCCTGAATGAGCAGGGCGTCATTACCGCTTATGTGGAACGTCTCACCCAGGTGCGCAGTGCGTCGGCGCGGCCCAGCAACGAAGGGCTGGTGGGCCGCTCACCGGCCTTCAACCAGGCCCTGTTGGAACTGCAACGGGTAGCGCCATCAATGCTGCCGGTACTGTTGCTGGGAGAATCCGGCACGGGCAAGGAGTTGTTCGCCCGCGCCGTGCATGAAGGCAGTGATCGCGCCACGGGGCCTTTTGTTGTAGTTGATTGCTCCGGGCTGACCGAATCCTTGTTCGAGAGCGAGCTGTTCGGCCATGAGAAGGGCGCGTTCACCGGCGCCACCATGCGCAAGGTGGGCCTGGTAGAGACGGCCCAGGGCGGTACGTTGTTTCTCGATGAAATCGGCGACGTTCCCTTGGCCATGCAGGTGAAATTGCTGCGCCTGATTGAGTCTGGAACCTATCGCCGTGTTGGCAGCGTAGAAACCCAGCATGCGGATTTCAGATTGGTGGCTGCGACTCACAAGCCTTTGGAGCAAATGGTCGCGAAGGGTGAGTTCAGGCAAGACCTTTACTACCGTATCAGCGTCTTTCCCATTCACCTGCCTCCCTTGCGCAACCGGCTTGAAGACATCGGTTTGCTGGTGAACTCATTCCTGCAACGCTCCGGTGCGGGTAAACGCCGGCTGACCATCGATCCCCAGGCCCTGGAGCAACTGCAACGGTTTTCCTGGCCGGGCAATATCCGCGAGCTGCGCAATGTGTTGGAAAGAGCCAGTCTGTTCGCCGATGACGGCGTTATTCACGCTGTGCACCTACCCCCGGCCACTGCGGCGATATCGGCTCAGTCATTAACGCCAATACCCGATAACAGAACCTTGGAACAGACAGTGGCGTCCTTCAAAGGGACCCGCAGTGAACTGGCCAAATACTTGGGTGTGAGTGAGCGCACGTTGTACCGACGCTTGAAAGAGCAGGGGCTGGCCTGA
- a CDS encoding MBL fold metallo-hydrolase, translating to MPVKLHVEGFFDPETHTVSYLVLDESTRHCALVDSVLDYDPKSGRTQTTSADRLIARVAELDAKVQWILETHVHADHLTAAPYLKEKLGGKIGIGSRIATVQEVFGTLFNTGGDMARDGSQFDHLFINDEPFTLGTLQCHALHTPGHTPACMTYVISDGRETAAFVGDTLFMPDYGTARCDFPGGDARALFHSINKLLSLPANTLLYTCHDYQPGGREVQFASTVAEQRADNVHVRNGISEEEFVAMRTKRDASMDMPTLLLPSVQVNMRAGHFPEPESNGTRYLKIPLNRL from the coding sequence ATGCCCGTAAAACTGCACGTCGAAGGATTTTTCGATCCTGAAACCCACACCGTCAGCTATCTGGTTCTGGACGAATCGACCCGCCACTGCGCGTTGGTCGACAGCGTCCTGGACTACGATCCCAAATCAGGCCGTACCCAAACCACTTCCGCAGACAGGCTGATCGCCCGAGTGGCCGAACTGGATGCAAAGGTCCAATGGATTCTGGAAACCCACGTCCATGCCGATCACCTCACCGCCGCGCCGTACCTGAAAGAAAAACTCGGCGGCAAGATAGGCATCGGAAGCCGGATCGCCACCGTGCAGGAAGTCTTTGGCACGCTGTTCAATACTGGCGGCGACATGGCCCGAGACGGGAGTCAGTTCGACCATCTGTTTATCAATGACGAGCCGTTCACGCTCGGCACGTTGCAATGCCACGCCCTGCATACGCCAGGCCACACGCCCGCCTGCATGACCTATGTCATCAGCGACGGCAGGGAAACAGCCGCGTTTGTCGGCGATACACTGTTCATGCCGGACTACGGCACCGCACGCTGTGACTTCCCCGGCGGCGACGCTCGCGCACTGTTTCATTCAATCAACAAGCTCCTGAGCCTGCCGGCCAACACCCTCCTCTACACCTGCCACGATTACCAACCGGGTGGCCGCGAGGTGCAGTTCGCCAGCACCGTGGCCGAGCAACGCGCCGACAACGTTCATGTGCGTAACGGCATCAGTGAAGAAGAATTTGTCGCGATGCGCACCAAGCGCGATGCGTCGATGGACATGCCGACGCTGCTCCTGCCATCGGTGCAGGTCAACATGCGCGCCGGGCACTTTCCCGAGCCGGAGTCGAACGGTACACGCTACCTGAAGATCCCCCTCAATAGGCTCTGA
- a CDS encoding bifunctional protein tyrosine phosphatase family protein/NAD(P)/FAD-dependent oxidoreductase — translation MDIRHLASGLSVSEQILPNQLSELKNSGFRAIICNRPDGEGSDQPLFAEIKRAAQAMGIEAHYLPAESGKVTDEQGVAFGKLFESLPKPVLAYCRSGMRSTTMWALSQADHQPLPQIVETAKKAGFDMKGVIRRIANKGRTPVEVAEAEHAVVIIGGGAAGIATASSLLAREPGLDIAIIDPADVHYYQPGWTLVGGGVFEASRTAHTMAATIPRGVHWIKAAVAAFEPEKNAVILDGCRVVRYQQLVVCPGLKLDWHAIEGLSETLGRNGVTSNYLYHLAPYTWQQVQQLRSGRAIFTQPPMPIKCAGAPQKAMYLSADHWKRQGLLKHIEIDFCSAGTVLFGVSDYVPALMEYIKAYGIDLSFGSTLTRVDGPAQTATFSCVKSDGSTHLVTHDFDLLHVVPPQIAPDFIRISPLADAAGWVDVDPDSLRHKTWTNVYALGDAANTSNAKTAAAARKQAPVVAHNVLAAMGKAKGSAHYDGYGSCPLTVERGKIVLAEFTYGGKVAPSFPSWLIDGTRPSRLAWLLKERILPPLYWKGMLKGREWLAKPELADL, via the coding sequence ATGGACATCCGCCACCTTGCGTCCGGCTTATCGGTATCCGAGCAGATTCTTCCCAATCAACTGAGCGAACTCAAAAACAGCGGCTTTCGCGCCATCATCTGCAACCGACCGGATGGCGAAGGCAGTGATCAACCCTTGTTTGCCGAGATCAAACGCGCGGCGCAAGCGATGGGCATCGAGGCGCACTACTTACCTGCCGAGTCCGGCAAGGTTACCGACGAGCAAGGTGTTGCCTTCGGCAAGCTATTTGAATCGTTGCCAAAGCCGGTGTTGGCGTATTGCCGTTCCGGCATGCGTTCGACAACGATGTGGGCCCTGTCGCAAGCCGACCATCAACCTTTGCCGCAGATCGTCGAAACAGCCAAGAAGGCCGGCTTCGACATGAAAGGCGTCATCCGCAGGATTGCCAACAAGGGACGCACACCGGTTGAAGTGGCCGAGGCCGAACATGCCGTGGTCATTATCGGTGGCGGCGCCGCGGGCATCGCGACAGCGTCGAGCTTGTTGGCACGCGAACCAGGCCTGGACATTGCCATCATCGACCCGGCGGACGTGCACTATTACCAACCTGGCTGGACGCTGGTCGGCGGCGGAGTGTTCGAGGCGTCCCGAACGGCCCACACGATGGCTGCGACCATTCCCCGGGGCGTGCATTGGATAAAAGCGGCCGTAGCGGCTTTCGAACCGGAAAAAAACGCCGTCATTCTCGATGGATGCAGGGTTGTCCGATACCAACAGTTGGTCGTGTGCCCCGGTCTCAAGCTGGACTGGCACGCCATTGAAGGCTTATCGGAAACACTGGGGCGCAATGGCGTCACTTCAAACTATCTGTATCACCTGGCCCCCTATACCTGGCAACAAGTACAGCAACTGCGCAGTGGCCGGGCCATTTTCACGCAACCGCCCATGCCGATTAAATGTGCGGGTGCCCCTCAAAAAGCGATGTATCTCTCTGCCGACCACTGGAAGCGTCAAGGGCTGCTCAAGCATATCGAGATCGATTTCTGCAGTGCCGGCACGGTGCTGTTCGGCGTTTCTGACTACGTGCCGGCGCTGATGGAATACATCAAGGCCTATGGGATCGACCTGAGTTTCGGTAGCACGCTGACTCGCGTAGACGGGCCGGCGCAAACAGCCACTTTCAGCTGCGTTAAGTCCGATGGCAGTACTCACCTGGTGACGCACGACTTCGACCTGCTGCATGTGGTGCCACCCCAGATTGCGCCGGACTTTATCCGCATCAGCCCCCTCGCCGACGCGGCGGGCTGGGTCGACGTCGACCCCGACAGCTTGCGTCATAAAACCTGGACGAATGTTTACGCGTTGGGAGATGCCGCCAACACCAGCAATGCCAAAACCGCGGCCGCAGCGCGCAAGCAAGCGCCCGTGGTCGCCCACAACGTGCTGGCGGCAATGGGCAAGGCCAAAGGCAGCGCCCATTACGATGGCTACGGTTCCTGCCCGCTGACGGTGGAACGGGGCAAGATCGTCCTTGCTGAATTCACCTATGGCGGCAAGGTTGCCCCCAGTTTCCCGTCCTGGCTGATTGACGGCACCCGACCATCGCGGCTGGCGTGGCTGCTCAAAGAGCGGATTCTTCCACCCCTGTATTGGAAGGGCATGCTCAAGGGCCGTGAGTGGTTGGCAAAACCAGAGCTGGCAGACCTATGA
- a CDS encoding sulfite exporter TauE/SafE family protein, giving the protein MIAVLLLGLTVGVILALTGAGGGILAVPFLVFGVGLSMAEAGPIGLLAVGLAATLGAVMGLRNGIVRYKAALLTAGAGIVCSPLGLWLAQRTPNGPLTIMFALLLMYVAFRAFQKSLHSRAGAKLPGTRKPPPCVLDENRGKLNWTGPCAWALTASGVVAGVLSGLLGVGGGFVMVPALQRYTNLSTQSVLATSLTVIALVSMSGVVASSAAGHLQWAVAVPFSIGAIIGMGGGRLIAARLPEPYLQKGFALLSTLVAMALLVKALG; this is encoded by the coding sequence ATGATTGCAGTCTTGCTGCTGGGCTTGACGGTGGGCGTGATCCTGGCGCTGACCGGCGCGGGCGGAGGCATACTCGCGGTCCCGTTCCTGGTCTTTGGCGTGGGATTGAGCATGGCCGAGGCCGGGCCGATTGGTTTGCTCGCAGTGGGCTTAGCCGCCACCCTGGGCGCGGTGATGGGCCTTCGAAACGGCATCGTGCGCTATAAAGCTGCGCTTCTGACCGCCGGCGCGGGGATCGTTTGTTCCCCCCTTGGCCTTTGGTTGGCTCAACGGACACCCAACGGCCCCTTGACGATCATGTTTGCCCTTTTGCTGATGTACGTGGCATTCCGGGCCTTTCAAAAATCACTGCATTCTCGCGCCGGAGCAAAGCTACCCGGCACGCGCAAACCACCGCCCTGCGTCTTGGATGAGAACCGAGGCAAGCTGAACTGGACCGGCCCCTGTGCCTGGGCGCTCACGGCTTCAGGCGTAGTCGCAGGGGTGCTTTCCGGCTTGCTCGGAGTCGGCGGCGGTTTCGTCATGGTCCCGGCGCTCCAGCGCTACACCAATTTGAGCACGCAGTCGGTGCTCGCCACCTCTCTGACGGTGATTGCACTGGTTTCCATGTCAGGGGTTGTGGCGAGTTCGGCGGCCGGCCACTTGCAATGGGCGGTAGCCGTGCCATTTTCCATTGGCGCAATCATCGGCATGGGCGGCGGGCGCCTGATCGCGGCCCGGCTGCCGGAACCCTACCTGCAAAAAGGCTTTGCCCTTTTGTCTACGCTGGTGGCGATGGCCCTCCTGGTGAAGGCCCTGGGTTGA